The following proteins are co-located in the Leptospira weilii genome:
- the lvrB gene encoding hybrid histidine kinase/response regulator LvrB, which produces MNRWKFLFLEDSLVDLELIQRQLNRAKIDYYPIHVSDSEGFSQAILDQKPHLILSDFSLPKYDGFSALKLAKKICPTTPFIFVSGTYGEDAAIQTLTMGATDYVLKDRIEKLLPAVQRALHELEDHELRIKAEKERYELEEQLRQSQKLEAMGVMAGTMAHEINNPLIAISEYAAIIAKGEVDSDKTKQLASKIRDESARISTIMKNLLRFSRDDKGSLRPVEVGEILVKLESITQQIFKMNRIDVSWKNVEPGHLIQCREGQILQILVNLVNNSVDSLNQKYPEYDEEKRIILENSIVEEDNKKYAEFAVQDFGTGIPIDIQKSVFKTFFTTKAADKGTGLGLSVSLGIAKEHGGNLNFESEPGRYTRFYLRIPVFDPSIQ; this is translated from the coding sequence ATGAATAGATGGAAATTCCTTTTTTTAGAAGATTCCTTAGTTGATTTGGAATTAATTCAAAGACAGTTGAACCGCGCTAAGATTGATTACTACCCGATTCATGTCAGCGATTCGGAAGGATTCTCACAGGCGATCCTGGATCAAAAACCTCATCTAATCTTATCCGATTTCAGTCTTCCGAAATACGACGGGTTTTCAGCCTTGAAATTGGCTAAAAAAATCTGTCCTACAACGCCGTTCATATTTGTTTCGGGAACTTATGGAGAGGATGCGGCCATACAAACGCTTACTATGGGTGCGACTGATTACGTTCTCAAAGACAGAATCGAAAAACTTCTTCCCGCGGTACAAAGGGCCTTGCACGAATTAGAAGATCATGAATTACGAATCAAGGCGGAAAAAGAAAGATACGAGTTGGAAGAACAACTTAGACAAAGCCAAAAGTTAGAAGCAATGGGCGTAATGGCGGGAACCATGGCGCATGAGATCAACAATCCTTTGATTGCGATTTCGGAATATGCGGCAATAATAGCAAAAGGGGAAGTGGACTCCGATAAAACAAAACAATTGGCTTCCAAGATTCGGGACGAAAGCGCGCGAATTTCTACCATTATGAAAAATCTTCTTCGATTTTCCAGAGACGATAAGGGCTCGCTTCGTCCCGTGGAAGTAGGCGAGATTCTTGTGAAACTGGAGTCGATCACGCAACAAATTTTTAAAATGAATCGAATTGACGTTTCTTGGAAAAACGTTGAACCGGGGCATTTGATTCAATGTAGGGAAGGGCAGATCCTTCAAATTCTTGTAAATCTTGTGAATAATTCCGTAGACAGTCTGAATCAAAAATATCCGGAATATGACGAAGAAAAGAGAATTATCTTAGAAAATTCCATCGTAGAAGAAGATAACAAGAAATATGCGGAATTTGCAGTTCAGGATTTCGGTACGGGAATCCCGATTGATATTCAAAAATCCGTCTTTAAAACCTTTTTTACTACGAAGGCAGCTGATAAAGGAACTGGTCTGGGTTTGTCAGTCAGTTTAGGAATCGCAAAGGAACACGGAGGGAATCTTAACTTTGAAAGCGAGCCTGGTAGATATACTCGTTTCTATCTACGAATTCCAGTCTTTGACCCGAGCATTCAATAA
- the lvrA gene encoding hybrid histidine kinase/response regulator LvrA, translating into MMNSTDLKQGEYRLIFESLPGLYLILIPDLRIVAVSESYLKATNTKRDEILGRGIFDVFPDNPSDPNADGAGNLYASLSLVLKDKAPNTMAVQKYDVRRPESEGGGFEEKYWSPMNSPIFDEKGEVIYIVHKVEEVTEFVRLKNKGKEQNKLTEELKNLTASMETEIYQRAQEIQNNNKKLLRLNEELTQREREIQEVYKRLFDIDQLKSQFFANVSHELRTPLTLIIGPTRTLLKDQKISATERAFLETIERNSYTLLKHVNDLLDLSKLEAGKMTLRYSNANLSDMIQDIAAHFNSVANERNIDFVLDLPKNFPIQIDVPKMERIILNLISNAFKFVPDSGKIHCTLKAESAMASIYVADNGPGVPVHLRDQIFEKFRQGEEGDSRSFGGTGLGLAIAKEFANLHLGSIGVFDSFLGGALFKVQIPIYAPIHVEEIQQPIETEELIPALMSDINELKKNKIETKGSSTIYNRPKVLIVEDNAEMREYIFNTLSSDFNLWVVSNGQQGLEKAILEKPDVIITDIMMPVMSGDQMVKEIRKIPELSGTYILFLSAKSDQNFRIKLLQEGAQDYLIKPFTPEELSIKVHNFAVLKKTIEALENANRDMESFSYSVSHDLRAPILGIEGFLQIVLEDFSEKMDSEALRLLKTVQKNVIFMDNLIQDLLNFHKISKIDLNTRIVDMNKMVEEVIAAVLQNYPKKNYSFQLNELPNALANGSTLKQVWMNLISNAVKYSSTRERPMIKIGFEEVDGFNVYFVEDNGVGFNKTYSNKLFKVFQRLHTQEEFEGTGVGLAIVARIVQRHGGQVFAEGEVNKGSKFSFTLPKLSENENIYEGIIKI; encoded by the coding sequence ATGATGAATTCGACCGATTTAAAACAAGGTGAATATCGGCTCATTTTTGAGTCGCTTCCCGGACTTTATTTGATCCTGATTCCCGATCTTCGAATTGTCGCGGTAAGTGAATCGTATTTGAAAGCAACAAATACAAAACGGGACGAGATTCTCGGTCGGGGAATTTTTGATGTTTTTCCAGACAATCCTTCGGATCCGAATGCGGACGGCGCGGGTAATTTGTACGCTTCTCTTTCACTCGTTTTGAAGGATAAAGCTCCGAACACAATGGCAGTTCAAAAATACGACGTTAGAAGGCCCGAATCGGAAGGGGGCGGATTTGAAGAAAAATACTGGAGCCCGATGAATTCTCCTATCTTCGACGAAAAAGGAGAAGTGATTTATATCGTTCATAAAGTGGAAGAGGTTACCGAGTTTGTTCGACTCAAGAACAAGGGGAAAGAGCAAAATAAACTCACGGAGGAACTTAAAAATCTGACGGCTTCCATGGAAACCGAGATCTACCAAAGGGCTCAGGAGATTCAGAATAACAATAAAAAACTTCTCAGACTCAATGAAGAGCTGACTCAGAGAGAAAGAGAGATTCAGGAAGTTTACAAACGTTTGTTTGATATAGATCAATTGAAATCTCAGTTTTTTGCCAACGTGAGTCATGAGCTAAGAACACCTTTGACTTTAATCATAGGTCCGACTCGAACCCTGTTGAAAGATCAAAAAATTTCCGCGACTGAGCGCGCATTTTTAGAAACCATAGAGAGAAATTCCTATACACTTTTAAAACACGTAAACGATCTTCTGGATCTTTCCAAATTGGAAGCCGGTAAGATGACATTACGATATTCGAATGCAAATCTATCCGATATGATACAGGACATAGCTGCCCATTTCAATTCCGTAGCCAACGAAAGAAATATAGATTTTGTGTTGGATCTTCCTAAAAATTTTCCAATTCAAATAGACGTTCCTAAAATGGAGCGGATCATTTTGAATCTCATTTCAAACGCGTTTAAATTCGTTCCCGATTCCGGTAAAATTCATTGTACTTTAAAAGCGGAAAGTGCGATGGCTTCCATCTATGTCGCCGATAATGGTCCAGGAGTTCCGGTTCATTTGAGGGACCAAATTTTCGAAAAGTTCAGACAGGGAGAAGAGGGAGATTCCCGTTCTTTCGGAGGAACGGGGCTTGGGCTTGCAATTGCGAAGGAATTTGCGAATCTACATCTTGGTTCTATCGGAGTTTTTGACTCTTTTTTAGGCGGAGCTCTTTTTAAAGTTCAGATTCCGATTTATGCTCCGATTCATGTCGAAGAGATTCAGCAACCGATTGAAACGGAAGAATTGATTCCCGCTTTGATGAGTGATATCAATGAATTGAAGAAAAATAAGATCGAAACGAAAGGATCGTCCACTATTTATAATCGTCCCAAGGTTTTGATTGTGGAAGACAACGCGGAAATGAGGGAGTATATTTTCAATACGTTATCCTCTGATTTTAATCTTTGGGTTGTTTCGAACGGGCAACAAGGTTTAGAAAAAGCGATTCTTGAAAAGCCGGATGTTATCATTACCGATATTATGATGCCCGTGATGAGCGGAGATCAGATGGTGAAAGAGATCCGAAAGATTCCGGAACTTTCCGGTACATATATTCTTTTTTTAAGCGCAAAGTCAGACCAAAATTTCAGGATCAAACTTCTTCAGGAAGGGGCGCAGGATTATCTCATCAAACCGTTCACTCCTGAAGAGCTGAGCATAAAAGTTCACAATTTTGCTGTGTTAAAAAAAACGATCGAAGCTTTAGAAAACGCGAACAGAGATATGGAGTCTTTCAGTTATTCCGTATCGCACGATCTTCGCGCTCCGATTTTAGGCATAGAAGGTTTTCTCCAGATCGTCTTGGAAGATTTTTCCGAAAAAATGGATTCAGAAGCGTTAAGATTGCTGAAGACCGTGCAAAAAAACGTGATCTTTATGGATAATCTTATCCAAGATCTTTTGAACTTTCATAAGATTTCTAAGATAGATTTGAATACTCGAATCGTGGATATGAATAAGATGGTCGAAGAGGTGATCGCAGCCGTCCTTCAGAATTATCCGAAAAAAAATTATTCGTTTCAATTGAATGAATTGCCGAACGCTCTTGCGAACGGAAGCACTCTGAAACAGGTATGGATGAATCTGATTTCAAATGCTGTCAAATATTCGTCTACGAGAGAACGTCCTATGATCAAAATTGGTTTCGAGGAAGTCGATGGATTTAACGTTTATTTTGTAGAAGATAATGGGGTCGGTTTTAATAAGACTTATTCGAACAAGTTATTCAAGGTATTTCAAAGACTGCATACACAGGAAGAATTTGAAGGGACCGGAGTCGGTTTGGCAATTGTAGCGAGAATCGTACAACGTCATGGCGGACAAGTATTTGCAGAAGGAGAGGTGAACAAAGGTTCCAAATTTTCATTTACTCTTCCTAAACTTTCAGAGAACGAAAATATTTATGAAGGCATCATAAAAATATAG
- a CDS encoding LA_2219 family laminin/E-cadherin/plasminogen-binding protein — protein sequence MFEFFNQKSVFGKQKSMSIFKKIILFWGTSFGLFWVLSCSSAEISEDKKTRYESVPNPAGENEIVLDEEGKEVTLNTGDPDSFLRSSKDPLEYFRVYISSDSYQLRQLRGSKFIRRKVDKGGDALISEELVRFNKVNFIDDGIIIVVLNGNTGAFETIRFNTRVPRINDLAKIVQNDVTRWIMEHSEEKPVVTKFQIHYSLELKNKTGSTRDAVKEELKKEVIRRK from the coding sequence ATGTTCGAATTTTTTAATCAGAAGTCGGTTTTTGGGAAACAGAAGTCAATGTCCATTTTTAAAAAAATAATCCTATTTTGGGGAACGAGTTTCGGTTTATTTTGGGTCCTTTCTTGTTCCAGCGCAGAAATTTCGGAAGACAAGAAGACAAGATATGAATCGGTTCCAAATCCTGCCGGAGAAAACGAGATCGTATTAGACGAGGAAGGAAAAGAAGTTACTTTGAACACGGGTGATCCTGATTCTTTTTTGAGGTCGTCTAAGGATCCTTTGGAATATTTTCGAGTCTATATTTCAAGCGACAGTTATCAACTTCGTCAATTGAGGGGTTCCAAATTTATCAGAAGAAAAGTGGATAAGGGCGGAGACGCCCTTATCAGCGAAGAATTGGTCCGTTTTAACAAAGTTAATTTTATAGACGATGGGATTATCATCGTCGTGCTAAATGGAAATACAGGGGCTTTTGAGACAATTCGCTTTAATACTAGGGTACCCAGAATCAACGACCTCGCTAAGATCGTTCAAAACGACGTGACTCGTTGGATTATGGAACATTCTGAAGAAAAGCCAGTCGTTACCAAATTTCAGATCCATTATTCTTTGGAGTTAAAAAATAAAACGGGTAGCACTCGTGATGCAGTCAAAGAGGAACTGAAAAAGGAAGTCATTCGTAGGAAATAA
- the mgtE gene encoding magnesium transporter, with translation MEERGIEHGLFSEKANPSSQEWIEFFSEKIKAGENSFLDRFLKQNHPADIAEVLEKLEEDEAFSVFKRCDSELQSSILVEFDEEFQADLISRFQVKEISPILENLETDELSSLISEFPKDKAEEILNSIDEEDSSQVRKQLTFREYSAGRLMNTLFASAMETDTVRKAIIKLRKIARDTDDIYHLYITDENNILKGYVKLKNLFLAPLNVKVNRLMKTGFTSIHYDTDQEEVAKMFRKYDLVSVAVLDDLGRILGRITVDDILDIVHEEASEDILRLGGVSEEERLSSSVLTSVRRRMVWLLINLGTASLAASVVSFFGGTIEKYVLLASLMPIVAGMGGNAGTQSITLIVRNLATGDLTTGNWKSAIRKEGLVGILNGFMVGIVAGLMVYFFTGNFTLSMVMFMALQANLAIAAVIGTSIPLLLRVLGIDPAIASSIFVTTFTDVFGFFCFLGLATIFIQIL, from the coding sequence ATGGAAGAAAGAGGAATCGAACACGGATTATTTTCGGAAAAAGCGAATCCTTCCTCTCAGGAATGGATCGAGTTTTTCTCGGAAAAAATCAAAGCCGGAGAAAATTCTTTCTTAGATCGCTTTCTCAAACAGAATCATCCCGCGGACATAGCGGAGGTTTTGGAAAAATTAGAGGAAGACGAGGCGTTTTCCGTATTCAAACGGTGCGATTCCGAGTTGCAAAGTTCGATTCTTGTCGAGTTCGACGAGGAATTCCAAGCGGACTTAATCTCTCGCTTCCAAGTGAAAGAAATTTCTCCGATTTTGGAAAATCTAGAGACAGATGAGCTATCAAGTCTGATCTCCGAATTTCCAAAAGACAAGGCCGAAGAAATATTAAATTCCATCGACGAAGAGGATTCTTCCCAAGTCAGAAAGCAACTTACGTTTCGGGAATATTCCGCGGGACGTTTGATGAACACTTTGTTCGCTTCTGCTATGGAAACCGATACGGTTCGAAAGGCGATCATCAAACTCAGAAAGATCGCGAGGGATACGGACGATATCTATCATTTATACATCACGGACGAGAATAACATACTCAAAGGTTACGTAAAACTAAAGAACTTATTTTTGGCGCCGCTCAATGTAAAAGTAAATCGTCTGATGAAAACCGGATTCACCTCGATTCATTACGATACCGATCAGGAGGAAGTCGCGAAGATGTTTCGCAAGTACGATCTGGTCTCCGTCGCAGTACTCGACGATCTCGGAAGAATTTTGGGAAGAATTACGGTGGATGATATTTTGGATATCGTTCATGAAGAGGCTTCGGAAGACATTCTTCGTTTGGGAGGAGTATCCGAAGAGGAGAGATTATCTTCTTCCGTTCTTACTTCCGTGAGAAGGAGGATGGTTTGGCTTTTGATCAATTTGGGAACGGCTTCTCTTGCGGCATCGGTCGTCTCCTTTTTCGGAGGGACGATTGAAAAATACGTGCTCCTGGCCTCTCTCATGCCGATTGTCGCGGGTATGGGAGGAAACGCGGGAACACAATCGATCACTTTGATCGTACGAAATCTGGCGACCGGGGATCTTACCACCGGAAATTGGAAATCCGCCATAAGAAAGGAAGGACTTGTGGGAATTCTCAACGGATTTATGGTTGGAATCGTTGCGGGTCTAATGGTTTATTTTTTTACCGGAAATTTCACTCTTTCTATGGTTATGTTTATGGCTTTGCAGGCGAATTTGGCGATTGCGGCGGTGATCGGGACTTCGATCCCATTGCTATTGCGCGTTTTGGGAATCGATCCTGCAATCGCTTCCTCGATTTTTGTAACTACCTTTACGGATGTGTTTGGTTTTTTCTGTTTTTTGGGATTGGCTACAATTTTCATTCAAATATTGTGA
- a CDS encoding OmpA family protein, with the protein MKTFLKFHFLFFFCLILSINAVSADAFYYPWEYNKVYNEKIALEIELDSLRTRYRNETENSKKERLEFDSKIRSLDELLSREKEFREKDNNLNEEKLKVLENQIAVLKSKSSSKEKELIEESERQGKKFRDLLNSLKDELEQEKAACQKKVEALQKEYEKKVANLEARILALNDEISRLKNLSENQKKELDRLADQANELENKLGDEIKKGQIRLKRFHNRLVINIDDKISFDSGSADLKKQILPALDKIKEILGNYPGNLIIIEGHTDNVPIRTRKFSDNWQLSGERALSVLHYFLESKILDPRNFSLAGYGEFQPIVSNDTPENRALNRRVDIVVVPR; encoded by the coding sequence ATGAAGACATTTCTGAAATTCCATTTCCTTTTTTTCTTCTGTTTAATTCTTTCCATAAATGCAGTTTCCGCGGACGCGTTTTATTATCCCTGGGAATACAACAAGGTGTATAACGAGAAAATCGCCTTGGAAATCGAGTTAGATTCTCTGAGAACCAGATACAGAAACGAAACCGAAAATTCCAAAAAAGAACGTTTGGAATTCGATTCTAAAATCCGATCTTTGGACGAATTGCTTTCGAGAGAAAAAGAATTCAGAGAGAAGGACAACAACCTGAACGAAGAAAAACTCAAGGTATTGGAGAATCAAATCGCGGTTTTAAAATCGAAAAGTTCCAGTAAAGAAAAAGAACTGATCGAGGAAAGTGAAAGACAAGGCAAAAAATTCAGAGATCTTTTGAATAGCTTAAAGGACGAATTGGAACAAGAAAAAGCCGCTTGTCAAAAAAAGGTCGAGGCTCTTCAAAAAGAATACGAGAAAAAGGTTGCGAATCTTGAAGCTAGAATTCTTGCATTAAACGACGAAATTTCCAGATTGAAAAATCTTTCGGAAAATCAGAAAAAAGAATTGGATCGTCTGGCGGATCAGGCGAACGAATTAGAGAACAAACTCGGCGACGAAATCAAAAAAGGACAAATCCGCCTCAAACGATTCCACAATCGCCTCGTCATCAATATCGACGATAAAATTTCCTTCGATTCCGGCTCGGCCGACTTAAAAAAACAAATCCTCCCGGCGTTGGATAAGATCAAAGAAATTTTGGGAAATTATCCGGGAAATCTGATCATCATAGAAGGTCATACGGATAACGTTCCGATTCGAACCAGAAAATTCTCCGACAACTGGCAACTTTCCGGAGAAAGGGCCCTTTCCGTGCTTCATTATTTTTTAGAAAGTAAAATCTTAGATCCGAGAAACTTTTCTTTAGCGGGTTATGGAGAATTCCAACCGATCGTTTCCAACGACACTCCCGAAAACAGAGCTCTCAATCGTAGAGTGGATATCGTAGTAGTTCCACGTTGA
- a CDS encoding cation diffusion facilitator family transporter, whose amino-acid sequence MDDFFQLHHAERSQEKGLKRSILLAILVSFSIFLVELFGGIQSGSIALLADAGHIITDVIVLSLSLIAVLLASQKPNHRFSFGYYRIEILTSLLNSILIFGISVYIFYEATERFQNQKEVLSFPMILYSVLGIALNLISAWILFRFSAENINIKSAYIHVLNDLLSTAGVLIGSILIFFTNWNWIDPLISILISILILRSAWGIFQESISILLESSPQTFEILHILEHIREIEGIHQILDYHFWAITRGVYACTLKVSVADIKHTEGIIFNSNRILKSEFGIDYVTVQCETPNLTEKIQALPLADSHGIHEHDHGHSHPH is encoded by the coding sequence ATGGATGATTTTTTTCAACTTCATCATGCAGAAAGAAGCCAGGAGAAAGGTCTGAAGAGATCGATCCTGCTTGCGATTCTGGTCTCTTTTTCCATCTTTCTCGTAGAGTTGTTCGGGGGGATTCAAAGCGGAAGTATCGCCCTTCTTGCGGACGCGGGTCATATCATTACGGATGTGATCGTCTTGTCTCTATCTCTGATCGCCGTGCTACTCGCTTCCCAAAAACCGAATCATCGATTTTCCTTCGGTTATTATCGAATCGAAATACTGACTTCTCTCCTCAATTCGATTTTGATTTTCGGGATTTCGGTTTATATTTTTTACGAGGCTACGGAAAGATTTCAAAATCAAAAAGAGGTTTTGAGTTTTCCTATGATCCTTTACAGTGTTTTAGGAATCGCTCTCAACCTAATCAGCGCTTGGATTTTGTTTCGTTTTAGCGCCGAAAACATCAATATCAAATCGGCTTATATCCACGTTCTAAACGATCTCCTTTCGACCGCGGGTGTTTTAATCGGTTCCATTTTGATTTTTTTTACAAACTGGAACTGGATCGATCCTTTGATCAGCATCTTGATTTCGATTTTGATCTTACGTTCCGCTTGGGGGATTTTTCAGGAAAGTATTTCCATTCTCCTGGAATCTTCCCCTCAAACATTCGAAATTTTGCATATTCTAGAACACATTCGTGAAATCGAAGGAATCCATCAAATTTTGGATTATCATTTTTGGGCTATCACCAGAGGAGTTTATGCCTGTACTTTAAAGGTTTCGGTTGCGGATATAAAACATACGGAAGGGATCATTTTCAATTCCAATCGAATCTTAAAATCTGAATTCGGGATCGATTACGTTACCGTTCAATGCGAGACTCCGAATCTAACTGAAAAAATCCAAGCATTACCGCTTGCAGATTCTCATGGGATCCATGAGCACGATCATGGACATTCCCACCCACATTGA
- a CDS encoding 2-isopropylmalate synthase: MAVNQEDHVRIFDTTLRDGEQCPGAAMTENEKLEIAAQLAAMKVDIIEAGFPISSPVQFQAVERIARETEGPIIAALARAMKADIEAAFKALQPAKKRRIHTFLASSPIHMKYKLGKEPKEVLKMAVEAVTLCRQFVDDVEFSPEDATRSEPEFLRELCEAVIAAGATTINIPDTVGYTTPAEYGGLFKFLLTNVRGAEKAIFSAHCHNDLGLATANSLAAVQNGARQIECTINGIGERAGNTAMEEVVMAMRTRKDTFGIQTRTKTEEIARASYLVKTITGMPVQPNKAIVGANAFAHESGIHQDGVIKHRETYEIMKPETVGLSSNRMVLGRHSGRAGFKDRIVKLGFSPQTEELEAAYQRFLEIADRKKEIYDEDIRALFSEETRKSTGDRFQLEGFTVSTGTKSTPTAGVRILIDGHIREESSTGDGPVDAIYKAIQKTTGMDPEVSRLVISPVTEGQDAMAEASVTLQYKGDRVVGKGSSTDIIEACSRAYISALNRF, from the coding sequence ATGGCAGTAAATCAAGAGGACCACGTTCGCATATTTGATACCACTCTCAGAGACGGAGAACAATGTCCCGGAGCCGCGATGACGGAAAACGAAAAATTGGAAATCGCCGCTCAGCTCGCGGCGATGAAAGTGGATATTATAGAAGCCGGATTTCCAATTTCCTCTCCCGTTCAATTTCAAGCAGTGGAAAGAATTGCAAGAGAAACGGAAGGGCCGATCATTGCCGCTCTTGCCAGAGCCATGAAAGCCGATATTGAAGCCGCATTTAAAGCCCTACAACCCGCAAAAAAAAGAAGAATTCATACGTTCCTTGCTTCCTCTCCGATCCACATGAAATACAAACTTGGAAAAGAACCCAAAGAAGTTTTAAAAATGGCCGTAGAAGCCGTGACTCTTTGCAGACAATTTGTGGATGATGTGGAATTCTCCCCCGAAGACGCGACCAGAAGCGAACCGGAATTTTTAAGAGAACTCTGCGAAGCAGTCATCGCCGCCGGTGCAACCACGATCAACATTCCGGATACGGTCGGTTATACTACCCCGGCCGAATATGGCGGTCTTTTTAAATTCTTACTCACAAACGTGAGAGGGGCCGAAAAGGCGATCTTTTCCGCACATTGCCACAACGATTTAGGACTTGCCACCGCAAACTCTTTGGCGGCGGTTCAAAACGGCGCTCGCCAAATAGAATGCACAATCAATGGTATCGGAGAAAGAGCTGGAAATACCGCCATGGAAGAAGTTGTCATGGCAATGCGAACTAGAAAAGACACGTTCGGGATTCAGACTCGGACCAAAACGGAAGAAATCGCACGGGCTTCCTATCTTGTAAAGACGATTACGGGAATGCCGGTTCAGCCGAACAAGGCGATCGTAGGAGCAAACGCTTTCGCACACGAGTCCGGAATTCATCAGGACGGAGTCATCAAACACAGAGAAACCTACGAGATTATGAAACCCGAAACCGTCGGACTTTCTTCCAACAGAATGGTTCTTGGAAGACATAGCGGTCGCGCAGGATTCAAGGACAGAATTGTAAAATTAGGTTTTTCTCCTCAAACGGAAGAATTAGAAGCCGCTTACCAAAGATTTTTGGAAATTGCGGACAGAAAGAAAGAAATCTATGACGAAGACATTCGGGCTCTTTTTTCCGAAGAAACCAGAAAATCGACGGGAGACCGTTTTCAATTGGAAGGTTTTACCGTTTCCACAGGAACCAAAAGTACTCCAACCGCAGGTGTGAGAATTTTGATCGACGGACATATCAGAGAAGAATCCTCTACAGGAGACGGCCCGGTGGACGCGATCTATAAGGCGATTCAAAAAACGACCGGAATGGACCCGGAAGTTTCCAGACTCGTTATTTCTCCCGTCACTGAAGGACAAGACGCAATGGCGGAAGCTTCCGTGACTTTGCAATACAAAGGAGATCGTGTCGTCGGCAAAGGAAGCTCCACGGACATCATCGAGGCCTGTTCCAGAGCCTATATTTCTGCGCTGAATCGATTTTAA
- a CDS encoding peptidoglycan recognition protein family protein has protein sequence MIQTDLHIKQDFLTPNPHSRPGDKIKEVKGIVLHWTALPKATAQNIRDYFESLKAPEGRFASAHFAVGLVGEIVQCIPLDEIAYHCGSKTYTPEKEKRLGPDSPNFYTIGIEQCVLDMTGKFTEKTLDSAARLTAELCLKYNLDANDLWTHQGIVGWKDCPRWYNTHPQDWIGFKKRVDDLLKKRHEN, from the coding sequence ATGATTCAAACCGACTTGCATATAAAACAGGACTTTCTGACTCCAAACCCGCATAGCAGACCGGGGGATAAAATAAAAGAAGTGAAAGGGATCGTGTTGCATTGGACGGCTTTACCGAAAGCCACGGCTCAGAACATTCGCGATTATTTTGAAAGTTTGAAAGCTCCGGAAGGTCGTTTTGCAAGCGCACATTTTGCAGTAGGACTCGTTGGGGAGATTGTACAATGTATTCCTTTGGATGAAATCGCGTATCATTGCGGTAGTAAAACGTACACTCCTGAAAAGGAAAAACGTTTAGGTCCGGATAGTCCTAATTTTTATACGATCGGAATCGAGCAGTGCGTTCTGGATATGACGGGAAAGTTTACCGAAAAAACTCTAGATAGTGCGGCTAGACTTACAGCTGAGCTATGCCTTAAATACAACTTAGACGCAAACGATCTGTGGACCCATCAAGGTATAGTCGGATGGAAAGATTGTCCTCGCTGGTATAACACTCACCCGCAGGATTGGATTGGCTTTAAAAAAAGGGTGGATGATCTATTGAAAAAACGGCATGAAAATTAA